The sequence GAGAGCCGATGCCGTAACCATAATCCCTCCTGATATTGATGAAACCACAAACAACGTACGCATAGATATACGCAACGTACGACATTCCTGTCAAACGCGCACACAGACAACAATACCGCGCTTAACGTTCAGATGGTTAAAAGCCTCCTTAAATCTTACCCCTAACACTTGCGCTTCGCGTTACTTAAAACTTAACACTTCCCCTCCCCATCCCGGTCAATCGAATTCACCACAATCTCCCCCCGCGCCAGATCCTGTTCTCATTGTCGAGAACTTTTCCAATGCTTCACGCACCTTCTTCGCAAGATCCACGCAGTGCTGGCTGATTTCCTGATCCGGTTCAAAATCAGGAAGTACGCTTTGTGTCGGGTATTTTGACGGAATGTAGATAGAGCTATATTTTTCCACCGCTTGCTGAGCATTTTGAAGACAAGCGTTAAAATATCCGTTTTCCAGCGCCAATTCGGCTACAGCCAAATTTTCATCTGCAAATGCAAACCAACTCTTGGCATCACCGCTCATAGATGGTTTCGCCTTTATTGATTTCATCTAGGAGAGGTCCGTTAGCGGATCCTGCACGCACCGGGATAATATCGAGGGGTATTCGCCGGGCGATTGCTCGTGTTTGCTTGCGGTATTTCAGAACAAGAGGCAAATACGGCAGATCGCTTGTTTGAAAAATAGCAACATCCATATCCGCAGGCGATTCCGAACGGTTAAATGAACCAAAAACGACGATGCGAGAAATCTCCGCATCGTTTGCAAGGCAGGCTGCCAGTTCCTGCTTAATAACCTGTTTGTGCTTTGCATTCAGAATCATGATTCATCCTATAAAATCCAACTGAAGGAATAATACGATCTGCAGAATAGTTGCGCAAACAA comes from Spartobacteria bacterium and encodes:
- a CDS encoding HEPN domain-containing protein, with the translated sequence MSGDAKSWFAFADENLAVAELALENGYFNACLQNAQQAVEKYSSIYIPSKYPTQSVLPDFEPDQEISQHCVDLAKKVREALEKFSTMRTGSGAGGDCGEFD
- a CDS encoding nucleotidyltransferase domain-containing protein, whose protein sequence is MILNAKHKQVIKQELAACLANDAEISRIVVFGSFNRSESPADMDVAIFQTSDLPYLPLVLKYRKQTRAIARRIPLDIIPVRAGSANGPLLDEINKGETIYER